The following are encoded in a window of Gossypium raimondii isolate GPD5lz chromosome 13, ASM2569854v1, whole genome shotgun sequence genomic DNA:
- the LOC105782972 gene encoding MADS-box transcription factor 23 — protein MGRGKIEIKKIEKSSSRQVTFSKRRNGLLKKAKELAILCDAEVGLIIFSSTSKLHHFASSSMNSVIERYNKYKEENHHQLLDPASELKFWKKEVASLRQQLNDLQECQRQLMGKELSGLSFKDLQGLENQLEMSLKRVRMRKDQILTNQIDELNRKGHRIHQENLEVHKKLDLICHENTELQQKVNGNGAEEANEGSKSLSHSYGFNSGYDYLQAPVVDLRLSQPQQLPEADTSNLKTRST, from the exons ATGGGAAGAGGGAAAATAGAGATAAAAAAGATAGAGAAATCATCAAGCAGGCAAGTGACCTTCTCAAAGAGAAGAAATGGACTATTGAAGAAAGCTAAAGAGTTAGCCATCCTTTGCGATGCTGAAGTTGGGTTGATTATCTTCTCCAGCACCTCCAAGCTTCATCATTTTGCCAGCTCTAG CATGAACTCTGTCATAGAACGTTACAACAAGTATAAAGAGGAAAATCATCATCAACTACTTGATCCTGCTTctgaattaaag TTTTGGAAGAAGGAGGTAGCAAGCTTGAGGCAACAACTAAATGACTTGCAAGAATGCCAAAG GCAGTTGATGGGGAAAGAGCTATCCGGTTTAAGCTTCAAAGATCTACAGGGCCTAGAAAACCAACTTGAAATGAGTTTGAAAAGGGTTCGCATGAGAAAG GACCAAATTCTGACAAATCAAATCGATGAACTAAACCGCAAG GGACACCGCATTCATCAAGAGAATCTAGAAGTACACAAGAAGCTAGACCTTATTTGCCATGAAAATACTGAACTTCAACAGAAG GTTAATGGAAATGGAGCAGAAGAAGCAAATGAAGGCAGCAAAAGCTTATCCCACAGTTATGGTTTCAACAGTGGATATGATTATTTGCAAGCACCTGTTGTTGATCTCCGGTTAAGCCAGCCTCAACAACTTCCCGAAGCTGATACATCAAATTTGAAAACTAG ATCGACCTAA